The Caulifigura coniformis genome includes a region encoding these proteins:
- a CDS encoding serine/threonine-protein kinase, whose product MLPSTPEALIDQLVRQRILNARELPADLISSVASGTVDAALATLERRELLTAMQIERIRKGDTDGLVLGDYKLLYRNASGSFARVYRAASIIDGTMIGLKLLRERWSGDRDIVNLFHREGEIGQRLQHPNIVPVYECSSQGKFHYITMEFVEGGNLKNFLKIRGKLSPLETCRFILDMARGLEYALSKGYTHRDLKLTNALMSATGVAKLIDFGLAAEDSVFSRVGGDEMQTALEYSTLERHTNAPKNDCRSDLYFLGGIMFELLTGEPPYPPTKDREERKRFGRYRDVRPVTSIDPRLPYKVAGVVDRLMQTNPDNRFQTPGELVFEMEAIVRELGGTVTPVVAEAAKPAPADAAATTTKTAQPTILCIENRPKHQDVLRDYFSRHGFKLILVGDIDRAIQRVNATPPDCAVLMGDILGDRLESENARLRDMNRMRDTQFFIVLSEGQAKLKSQLAAELPGVNLLVQPITLRDLRKHLTATLEGRAAV is encoded by the coding sequence ATGCTCCCCTCGACACCCGAAGCACTGATCGATCAGCTCGTCCGTCAACGGATTCTGAACGCACGCGAGCTGCCGGCTGACCTCATCAGCTCCGTGGCCAGCGGCACGGTCGACGCCGCGCTCGCCACGCTCGAACGCCGCGAACTCCTGACCGCGATGCAGATTGAGCGGATCAGGAAGGGCGACACCGACGGGTTGGTGCTGGGCGACTACAAACTTCTGTATCGAAACGCCTCGGGCAGCTTCGCCCGGGTGTACCGCGCCGCGTCGATCATCGATGGAACGATGATCGGCCTCAAACTCCTTCGCGAACGGTGGAGCGGTGACCGCGACATCGTGAACCTTTTCCACCGCGAAGGAGAGATCGGCCAGCGGCTCCAGCACCCGAACATCGTTCCGGTCTACGAATGCTCGTCGCAGGGGAAATTCCACTACATCACGATGGAGTTCGTCGAAGGGGGTAACCTCAAGAACTTCCTCAAGATCCGCGGCAAGCTGTCCCCCCTGGAAACCTGCAGGTTCATCCTCGATATGGCCCGCGGCCTGGAGTACGCCCTCTCCAAGGGCTACACGCACCGCGACCTGAAGCTGACGAACGCCCTGATGAGCGCCACCGGCGTCGCCAAGCTCATCGACTTCGGACTCGCGGCGGAAGATTCCGTCTTTTCCCGCGTCGGTGGCGACGAAATGCAGACGGCCCTCGAGTATTCCACGCTCGAACGCCATACCAACGCCCCCAAGAACGACTGCCGCAGCGATCTCTATTTCCTCGGCGGCATCATGTTCGAACTGCTGACCGGGGAGCCTCCCTATCCTCCCACCAAGGACCGGGAGGAACGCAAACGGTTCGGACGCTACCGCGATGTCCGCCCGGTCACCTCGATCGACCCGCGACTGCCGTACAAAGTGGCGGGCGTCGTCGACCGACTCATGCAGACGAATCCGGACAACCGTTTCCAGACACCTGGCGAACTCGTCTTCGAGATGGAAGCGATCGTTCGCGAACTCGGGGGCACAGTGACCCCTGTGGTTGCTGAAGCCGCCAAACCTGCTCCGGCCGATGCTGCAGCGACAACGACCAAGACGGCCCAGCCGACGATCCTCTGCATCGAGAATCGCCCCAAGCACCAGGACGTGCTTCGCGACTATTTTTCGCGTCACGGATTCAAACTGATCCTGGTGGGCGACATCGACCGGGCGATCCAGAGGGTGAACGCCACTCCGCCGGATTGCGCCGTGTTGATGGGGGACATCCTCGGAGACAGGCTGGAGTCCGAGAACGCCCGACTCCGCGACATGAACCGCATGCGAGACACTCAGTTCTTTATCGTACTGAGCGAAGGCCAGGCAAAGTTGAAATCGCAGTTGGCCGCGGAACTTCCGGGAGTCAACCTGCTCGTCCAGCCCATTACCCTGCGCGACCTGCGAAAGCACCTCACCGCAACCCTCGAGGGCCGGGCTGCCGTGTAA